One region of Zerene cesonia ecotype Mississippi chromosome 15, Zerene_cesonia_1.1, whole genome shotgun sequence genomic DNA includes:
- the LOC119832684 gene encoding ubiquitin carboxyl-terminal hydrolase 7-like isoform X2, producing the protein MNHTPAPDRQQHDPNVNQVEEMETQEVETVETAIEKTWDDDLVRGRITPNGGVVMTDVMKNQETTSEMPQLACVDAEMEDDEARSEATFRFTVHNFKNLKDSVLSPPCYVRNLPWKIMVMPRQAPSADRQQQKSLGFFLQCNGESESSSWSCYAMAELRLISHKPDTEPFHRKIQHLFYSKENDWGFSHFMGWNDVLDPEKGYIKDDAITLEVHVTAEAPHGVSWDSKKHTGYVGLKNQGATCYMNSLLQTLYFTNQLRKAVYKMPTESDDSTRSVALALQRVFYELQFSDKPVGTKKLTKSFGWETLDSFMQHDVQEFLRVLLDKLESKMKGTCVEGTVPRLFEGKMTSYIKCKNVNVSSTRVETFYDIQLNIKGKKNIDESFKDYISTETLDGENKYDAGEHGLQEAEKGVIFASFPPVLHLHLMRFQYDPITDSSVKFNDRFEFYEHINLDAYLQEKPETPADYTLHAVLVHSGDNHGGHYVVFINPKGDGKWCKFDDDVVSRCTKQEAIEYNYGGHDEDMALTVRHCTNAYMLVYIRDSQLKTVLQEVTQADIPTELSERLAEEKRIETIRRKERNEAHLYMNVNVVLEEAFDGHQGNDLYDPERAHYRVFRVRKQATVAELMEMLAENFRYPQKHLRPWPFSARSNQTCRPTCLDVVNDQNKTIADISENMNPWNIFLEMLPPDSGFAALPPFDKDNDVVLFFKYYDPKQKRIHYCGHHYLPIASKPADLIPILNKRAGFPPDTPLVLYEEIKPDFVEKINNYNDPLEKLMDGDIIVFERADNRHEELELPTCQDYFKYIFYKVEVQFVDKTVPNDPGFTMELSMQMRYDQMARAVGQRLNVDPYLIQFFKCQNYKDTPGLPLRYSYDGILKDLLVYCKPKCPKKLFYQILSIKVNELDNKKQFKCLWVGPNYKEDKELILYPNKGGKVSDILEEAAKVVEMSPEGSGRLRIVEVSCHKVLPGPDPELTLDQVTISPPRLYRIEEIPRDELNLQEDEMLVPCAHFHKQVYATFGIPFYARVKHHEPFQAVKDRLQKKLDIPDKEWEKYNFAIVTNGRPNYISEGAVVNIFDFRPSSNANLSLPDATGRPWLGLEHINKTPKRSRVNYLEKAIKIYN; encoded by the exons ATGAATCACACGCCTGCACCTGACAGGCAGCAGCACGACCCTAATGTGAACCAGGTTGAAGAAATGGAGACTCAAGAAG TGGAAACTGTAGAAACCGCTATAGAGAAAACATGGGATGATGATCTTGTGCGAGGTCGAATAACTCCCAATGGAGGTGTTGTAATGACTGATGTTATGAAAAATCAAGAGACTACTTCTGAAATGCCT CAACTAGCATGTGTTGACGCCGAAATGGAAGATGACGAGGCGAGATCAGAAGCAACTTTCCGCTTCACAGTGCACAACTTTAAAAATCTCAAGGACTCTGTTCTATCACCTCCTTGTTATGTCCGCAATTTACCATGGAAGATCATGGTTATGCCTAGACAAGCTCCGTCAGCTGATCGACAACAGCAGAAGTCTCTGGGGTTCTTCTTGCAGTGTAATGGTGAGAGTGAGTCATCTAGTTGGTCGTGCTATGCAATGGCCGAGCTAAGACTCATCTCTCACAAGCCAGACACTGAACCGTTTCATAGAAAGATtcagcatttattttatag TAAGGAAAATGATTGGGGTTTCTCTCACTTCATGGGTTGGAATGATGTGTTAGACCCCGAAAAAGGATATATTAAAGATGATGCGATTACATTGGAAGTTCATGTTACTGCGGAGGCCCCCCATGGTGTGTCTTGGGATTCCAAGAAACACACTGGTTATGTTG GTTTGAAGAATCAAGGTGCAACATGTTATATGAATTCTCTTTTACAAACATTGTACTTTACTAATCAGTTACGAAAAGCTGTCTACAAAATGCCCACAGAATCTGATGATAGTACAAG gTCTGTGGCATTGGCACTGCAGCGAGTATTCTATGAATTACAATTCTCCGATAAGCCCGTTGGTACAAAGAAACTAACAAAGAGTTTCGGTTGGGAGACACTCGATTCTTTTATGCAGCATGATGTTCAAGAATTTTTGAgg GTATTATTGGATAAACTGGAAAGTAAAATGAAGGGCACATGCGTGGAGGGCACGGTACCGCGGCTATTCGAAGGCAAAATGACGtcttatattaaatgcaaGAATGTTAATGTGTCCAGTACAAGAGTTGAGACATTCTATGATATTCAACTCAACATTAAGGGAAAGAAGAATA TTGATGAATCATTCAAAGATTACATTAGTACGGAGACGTTAGACGGCGAAAACAAATACGATGCCGGCGAGCACGGCCTCCAAGAGGCGGAGAAGGGAGTGATTTTTGCGTCGTTCCCGCCCGTCCTGCATCTGCACCTCATGAGGTTCCAATATGACCCGATCACTGATAGTTCGGTCAAGTTTAATGATAG GTTCGAGTTCTACGAACACATCAACTTAGACGCGTATTTGCAAGAGAAGCCGGAAACCCCAGCGGATTATACTCTACACGCGGTGCTGGTGCACTCCGGCGACAATCACGGAGGGCACTATGTCGTCTTTATCAACCCCAAAGGAGATGGCAAG TGGTGTAAATTCGATGACGATGTAGTATCACGCTGTACCAAACAGGAAGCTATTGAATACAATTACGGTGGACACGATGAGGACATGGCTCTCACAGTTAGACATTGCACTAATGCTTATATGTTGGTGTATATTAG GGATTCACAGCTAAAGACAGTGCTCCAAGAAGTAACACAAGCTGACATACCAACAGAACTTAGTGAAAGATTGGCTGAAGAGAAGAGAATTGAAAcg ATCCGTCGCAAGGAGCGCAACGAGGCGCACCTGTACATGAACGTGAACGTGGTGCTGGAGGAGGCGTTCGACGGCCACCAGGGCAACGACCTGTACGACCCGGAGCGCGCGCACTACCGCGTGTTCCGCGTGCGCAAGCAGGCCACCGTCGCCGAGCTCATGGAGATGCTGGCCGAGAACTTCCGCTACCCGCAGAAGCACTTGCGCCCGTGGCCGTTCAGTGCGCGCTCCAACCAG aCATGCAGACCTACGTGCCTCGACGTCGTCAACGATCAGAACAAGACAATAGCGGACATATCGGAGAACATGAATCCATGGAATATATTCCTGGAAATGCTTCCACCGGACTCTGGTTTCGCTGCATTGCCGCCATTTGATAAGGACAATGATGTCGTCCTATTCTTCAAGTACTACGATCCCAAACAGAAGCGTATACACTACTGCGGCCACCACTACTTGCCTATCGCGAGTAAACCGGCTGATCTCATACCAATACTCAATAAGCGTGCAG GTTTCCCGCCCGACACGCCGCTAGTTTTGTATGAAGAGATTAAACCTGATTTCGTCGAGAAGATAAACAATTACAATGATCCACTCGAGAAG CTGATGGACGGTGACATCATCGTGTTCGAGCGCGCGGACAACCGCCACGAGGAGCTCGAGCTGCCGACGTGCCAGGACTACTTCAAGTACATATTCTACAAGGTGGAGGTGCAGTTCGTCGATAAGACGGTGCCCAATGATCCTGG TTTTACAATGGAGCTATCAATGCAAATGCGCTACGACCAGATGGCGCGCGCCGTCGGCCAGCGGCTTAACGTTGACCCATATTTAATACAGTTCTTCAAATGTCAGAA CTACAAAGATACACCAGGACTTCCACTTAGGTACTCGTACGATGGTATATTAAAAGATCTGCTGGTGTACTGTAAACCAAAGTGCCCTAAGAAATTGTTCTATCAGATTCTATCCATTAAGGTCAATGAATTGGACAACAAGAAACAgttcaaatgtttatgg GTTGGTCCAAATTACAAAGAAGATaaggaattaattttatatccaaACAAAGGCGGAAAAGTATCAGATATATTAGAAGAGGCAGCTAAGGTCGTAGAAATGTCACCTGAAGGATCTGGCCG ATTACGGATCGTGGAGGTGTCGTGTCACAAGGTGCTGCCGGGGCCGGACCCCGAGCTGACGCTGGACCAGGTCACCATCTCGCCGCCCAGACTCTACCGGATAGAGGAGATACCAAGGGACGAGCTTAACCTGCAG GAGGACGAGATGCTGGTGCCGTGCGCGCACTTCCACAAGCAGGTGTACGCGACGTTCGGGATCCCGTTCTACGCGCGCGTCAAGCACCACGAGCCCTTCCAGGCGGTCAAGGACCGGCTGCAGAAGAAGCTCGACATACCGGACAAGGAGTGGGAGAAG TACAATTTCGCCATAGTGACGAATGGCAGACCTAATTACATAAGTGAAGGCGCGGTAGTCAACATCTTCGACTTCAGGCCAAGTAGTAATGCAA ACCTCTCGCTTCCAGACGCGACCGGGCGGCCGTGGCTCGGCCTCGAGCACATCAACAAGACGCCGAAGCGCTCGCGCGTCAACTACCTGGAGAAGGCGATCAAGATATACAACTGA
- the LOC119832684 gene encoding ubiquitin carboxyl-terminal hydrolase 7-like isoform X4 produces MNHTPAPDRQQHDPNVNQVEEMETQEVETVETAIEKTWDDDLVRGRITPNGGVVMTDVMKNQETTSEMPQLACVDAEMEDDEARSEATFRFTVHNFKNLKDSVLSPPCYVRNLPWKIMVMPRQAPSADRQQQKSLGFFLQCNGESESSSWSCYAMAELRLISHKPDTEPFHRKIQHLFYSKENDWGFSHFMGWNDVLDPEKGYIKDDAITLEVHVTAEAPHGVSWDSKKHTGYVGLKNQGATCYMNSLLQTLYFTNQLRKAVYKMPTESDDSTRSVALALQRVFYELQFSDKPVGTKKLTKSFGWETLDSFMQHDVQEFLRVLLDKLESKMKGTCVEGTVPRLFEGKMTSYIKCKNVNVSSTRVETFYDIQLNIKGKKNIDESFKDYISTETLDGENKYDAGEHGLQEAEKGVIFASFPPVLHLHLMRFQYDPITDSSVKFNDRFEFYEHINLDAYLQEKPETPADYTLHAVLVHSGDNHGGHYVVFINPKGDGKWCKFDDDVVSRCTKQEAIEYNYGGHDEDMALTVRHCTNAYMLVYIRDSQLKTVLQEVTQADIPTELSERLAEEKRIETIRRKERNEAHLYMNVNVVLEEAFDGHQGNDLYDPERAHYRVFRVRKQATVAELMEMLAENFRYPQKHLRPWPFSARSNQTCRPTCLDVVNDQNKTIADISENMNPWNIFLEMLPPDSGFAALPPFDKDNDVVLFFKYYDPKQKRIHYCGHHYLPIASKPADLIPILNKRAGFPPDTPLVLYEEIKPDFVEKINNYNDPLEKVLDELMDGDIIVFERADNRHEELELPTCQDYFKYIFYKVEVQFVDKTVPNDPGFTMELSMQMRYDQMARAVGQRLNVDPYLIQFFKCQNYKDTPGLPLRYSYDGILKDLLVYCKPKCPKKLFYQILSIKVNELDNKKQFKCLWVGPNYKEDKELILYPNKGGKVSDILEEAAKVVEMSPEGSGRLRIVEVSCHKVLPGPDPELTLDQVTISPPRLYRIEEIPRDELNLQEDEMLVPCAHFHKQVYATFGIPFYARVKHHEPFQAVKDRLQKKLDIPDKEWEKYNFAIVTNGRPNYISEGAVVNIFDFRPSSNANATGRPWLGLEHINKTPKRSRVNYLEKAIKIYN; encoded by the exons ATGAATCACACGCCTGCACCTGACAGGCAGCAGCACGACCCTAATGTGAACCAGGTTGAAGAAATGGAGACTCAAGAAG TGGAAACTGTAGAAACCGCTATAGAGAAAACATGGGATGATGATCTTGTGCGAGGTCGAATAACTCCCAATGGAGGTGTTGTAATGACTGATGTTATGAAAAATCAAGAGACTACTTCTGAAATGCCT CAACTAGCATGTGTTGACGCCGAAATGGAAGATGACGAGGCGAGATCAGAAGCAACTTTCCGCTTCACAGTGCACAACTTTAAAAATCTCAAGGACTCTGTTCTATCACCTCCTTGTTATGTCCGCAATTTACCATGGAAGATCATGGTTATGCCTAGACAAGCTCCGTCAGCTGATCGACAACAGCAGAAGTCTCTGGGGTTCTTCTTGCAGTGTAATGGTGAGAGTGAGTCATCTAGTTGGTCGTGCTATGCAATGGCCGAGCTAAGACTCATCTCTCACAAGCCAGACACTGAACCGTTTCATAGAAAGATtcagcatttattttatag TAAGGAAAATGATTGGGGTTTCTCTCACTTCATGGGTTGGAATGATGTGTTAGACCCCGAAAAAGGATATATTAAAGATGATGCGATTACATTGGAAGTTCATGTTACTGCGGAGGCCCCCCATGGTGTGTCTTGGGATTCCAAGAAACACACTGGTTATGTTG GTTTGAAGAATCAAGGTGCAACATGTTATATGAATTCTCTTTTACAAACATTGTACTTTACTAATCAGTTACGAAAAGCTGTCTACAAAATGCCCACAGAATCTGATGATAGTACAAG gTCTGTGGCATTGGCACTGCAGCGAGTATTCTATGAATTACAATTCTCCGATAAGCCCGTTGGTACAAAGAAACTAACAAAGAGTTTCGGTTGGGAGACACTCGATTCTTTTATGCAGCATGATGTTCAAGAATTTTTGAgg GTATTATTGGATAAACTGGAAAGTAAAATGAAGGGCACATGCGTGGAGGGCACGGTACCGCGGCTATTCGAAGGCAAAATGACGtcttatattaaatgcaaGAATGTTAATGTGTCCAGTACAAGAGTTGAGACATTCTATGATATTCAACTCAACATTAAGGGAAAGAAGAATA TTGATGAATCATTCAAAGATTACATTAGTACGGAGACGTTAGACGGCGAAAACAAATACGATGCCGGCGAGCACGGCCTCCAAGAGGCGGAGAAGGGAGTGATTTTTGCGTCGTTCCCGCCCGTCCTGCATCTGCACCTCATGAGGTTCCAATATGACCCGATCACTGATAGTTCGGTCAAGTTTAATGATAG GTTCGAGTTCTACGAACACATCAACTTAGACGCGTATTTGCAAGAGAAGCCGGAAACCCCAGCGGATTATACTCTACACGCGGTGCTGGTGCACTCCGGCGACAATCACGGAGGGCACTATGTCGTCTTTATCAACCCCAAAGGAGATGGCAAG TGGTGTAAATTCGATGACGATGTAGTATCACGCTGTACCAAACAGGAAGCTATTGAATACAATTACGGTGGACACGATGAGGACATGGCTCTCACAGTTAGACATTGCACTAATGCTTATATGTTGGTGTATATTAG GGATTCACAGCTAAAGACAGTGCTCCAAGAAGTAACACAAGCTGACATACCAACAGAACTTAGTGAAAGATTGGCTGAAGAGAAGAGAATTGAAAcg ATCCGTCGCAAGGAGCGCAACGAGGCGCACCTGTACATGAACGTGAACGTGGTGCTGGAGGAGGCGTTCGACGGCCACCAGGGCAACGACCTGTACGACCCGGAGCGCGCGCACTACCGCGTGTTCCGCGTGCGCAAGCAGGCCACCGTCGCCGAGCTCATGGAGATGCTGGCCGAGAACTTCCGCTACCCGCAGAAGCACTTGCGCCCGTGGCCGTTCAGTGCGCGCTCCAACCAG aCATGCAGACCTACGTGCCTCGACGTCGTCAACGATCAGAACAAGACAATAGCGGACATATCGGAGAACATGAATCCATGGAATATATTCCTGGAAATGCTTCCACCGGACTCTGGTTTCGCTGCATTGCCGCCATTTGATAAGGACAATGATGTCGTCCTATTCTTCAAGTACTACGATCCCAAACAGAAGCGTATACACTACTGCGGCCACCACTACTTGCCTATCGCGAGTAAACCGGCTGATCTCATACCAATACTCAATAAGCGTGCAG GTTTCCCGCCCGACACGCCGCTAGTTTTGTATGAAGAGATTAAACCTGATTTCGTCGAGAAGATAAACAATTACAATGATCCACTCGAGAAG GTATTGGACGAGCTGATGGACGGTGACATCATCGTGTTCGAGCGCGCGGACAACCGCCACGAGGAGCTCGAGCTGCCGACGTGCCAGGACTACTTCAAGTACATATTCTACAAGGTGGAGGTGCAGTTCGTCGATAAGACGGTGCCCAATGATCCTGG TTTTACAATGGAGCTATCAATGCAAATGCGCTACGACCAGATGGCGCGCGCCGTCGGCCAGCGGCTTAACGTTGACCCATATTTAATACAGTTCTTCAAATGTCAGAA CTACAAAGATACACCAGGACTTCCACTTAGGTACTCGTACGATGGTATATTAAAAGATCTGCTGGTGTACTGTAAACCAAAGTGCCCTAAGAAATTGTTCTATCAGATTCTATCCATTAAGGTCAATGAATTGGACAACAAGAAACAgttcaaatgtttatgg GTTGGTCCAAATTACAAAGAAGATaaggaattaattttatatccaaACAAAGGCGGAAAAGTATCAGATATATTAGAAGAGGCAGCTAAGGTCGTAGAAATGTCACCTGAAGGATCTGGCCG ATTACGGATCGTGGAGGTGTCGTGTCACAAGGTGCTGCCGGGGCCGGACCCCGAGCTGACGCTGGACCAGGTCACCATCTCGCCGCCCAGACTCTACCGGATAGAGGAGATACCAAGGGACGAGCTTAACCTGCAG GAGGACGAGATGCTGGTGCCGTGCGCGCACTTCCACAAGCAGGTGTACGCGACGTTCGGGATCCCGTTCTACGCGCGCGTCAAGCACCACGAGCCCTTCCAGGCGGTCAAGGACCGGCTGCAGAAGAAGCTCGACATACCGGACAAGGAGTGGGAGAAG TACAATTTCGCCATAGTGACGAATGGCAGACCTAATTACATAAGTGAAGGCGCGGTAGTCAACATCTTCGACTTCAGGCCAAGTAGTAATGCAA ACGCGACCGGGCGGCCGTGGCTCGGCCTCGAGCACATCAACAAGACGCCGAAGCGCTCGCGCGTCAACTACCTGGAGAAGGCGATCAAGATATACAACTGA
- the LOC119832684 gene encoding ubiquitin carboxyl-terminal hydrolase 7-like isoform X3: protein MNHTPAPDRQQHDPNVNQVEEMETQEVETVETAIEKTWDDDLVRGRITPNGGVVMTDVMKNQETTSEMPQLACVDAEMEDDEARSEATFRFTVHNFKNLKDSVLSPPCYVRNLPWKIMVMPRQAPSADRQQQKSLGFFLQCNGESESSSWSCYAMAELRLISHKPDTEPFHRKIQHLFYSKENDWGFSHFMGWNDVLDPEKGYIKDDAITLEVHVTAEAPHGVSWDSKKHTGYVGLKNQGATCYMNSLLQTLYFTNQLRKAVYKMPTESDDSTRSVALALQRVFYELQFSDKPVGTKKLTKSFGWETLDSFMQHDVQEFLRVLLDKLESKMKGTCVEGTVPRLFEGKMTSYIKCKNVNVSSTRVETFYDIQLNIKGKKNIDESFKDYISTETLDGENKYDAGEHGLQEAEKGVIFASFPPVLHLHLMRFQYDPITDSSVKFNDRFEFYEHINLDAYLQEKPETPADYTLHAVLVHSGDNHGGHYVVFINPKGDGKWCKFDDDVVSRCTKQEAIEYNYGGHDEDMALTVRHCTNAYMLVYIRDSQLKTVLQEVTQADIPTELSERLAEEKRIETIRRKERNEAHLYMNVNVVLEEAFDGHQGNDLYDPERAHYRVFRVRKQATVAELMEMLAENFRYPQKHLRPWPFSARSNQTCRPTCLDVVNDQNKTIADISENMNPWNIFLEMLPPDSGFAALPPFDKDNDVVLFFKYYDPKQKRIHYCGHHYLPIASKPADLIPILNKRAGFPPDTPLVLYEEIKPDFVEKINNYNDPLEKMDGDIIVFERADNRHEELELPTCQDYFKYIFYKVEVQFVDKTVPNDPGFTMELSMQMRYDQMARAVGQRLNVDPYLIQFFKCQNYKDTPGLPLRYSYDGILKDLLVYCKPKCPKKLFYQILSIKVNELDNKKQFKCLWVGPNYKEDKELILYPNKGGKVSDILEEAAKVVEMSPEGSGRLRIVEVSCHKVLPGPDPELTLDQVTISPPRLYRIEEIPRDELNLQEDEMLVPCAHFHKQVYATFGIPFYARVKHHEPFQAVKDRLQKKLDIPDKEWEKYNFAIVTNGRPNYISEGAVVNIFDFRPSSNANLSLPDATGRPWLGLEHINKTPKRSRVNYLEKAIKIYN, encoded by the exons ATGAATCACACGCCTGCACCTGACAGGCAGCAGCACGACCCTAATGTGAACCAGGTTGAAGAAATGGAGACTCAAGAAG TGGAAACTGTAGAAACCGCTATAGAGAAAACATGGGATGATGATCTTGTGCGAGGTCGAATAACTCCCAATGGAGGTGTTGTAATGACTGATGTTATGAAAAATCAAGAGACTACTTCTGAAATGCCT CAACTAGCATGTGTTGACGCCGAAATGGAAGATGACGAGGCGAGATCAGAAGCAACTTTCCGCTTCACAGTGCACAACTTTAAAAATCTCAAGGACTCTGTTCTATCACCTCCTTGTTATGTCCGCAATTTACCATGGAAGATCATGGTTATGCCTAGACAAGCTCCGTCAGCTGATCGACAACAGCAGAAGTCTCTGGGGTTCTTCTTGCAGTGTAATGGTGAGAGTGAGTCATCTAGTTGGTCGTGCTATGCAATGGCCGAGCTAAGACTCATCTCTCACAAGCCAGACACTGAACCGTTTCATAGAAAGATtcagcatttattttatag TAAGGAAAATGATTGGGGTTTCTCTCACTTCATGGGTTGGAATGATGTGTTAGACCCCGAAAAAGGATATATTAAAGATGATGCGATTACATTGGAAGTTCATGTTACTGCGGAGGCCCCCCATGGTGTGTCTTGGGATTCCAAGAAACACACTGGTTATGTTG GTTTGAAGAATCAAGGTGCAACATGTTATATGAATTCTCTTTTACAAACATTGTACTTTACTAATCAGTTACGAAAAGCTGTCTACAAAATGCCCACAGAATCTGATGATAGTACAAG gTCTGTGGCATTGGCACTGCAGCGAGTATTCTATGAATTACAATTCTCCGATAAGCCCGTTGGTACAAAGAAACTAACAAAGAGTTTCGGTTGGGAGACACTCGATTCTTTTATGCAGCATGATGTTCAAGAATTTTTGAgg GTATTATTGGATAAACTGGAAAGTAAAATGAAGGGCACATGCGTGGAGGGCACGGTACCGCGGCTATTCGAAGGCAAAATGACGtcttatattaaatgcaaGAATGTTAATGTGTCCAGTACAAGAGTTGAGACATTCTATGATATTCAACTCAACATTAAGGGAAAGAAGAATA TTGATGAATCATTCAAAGATTACATTAGTACGGAGACGTTAGACGGCGAAAACAAATACGATGCCGGCGAGCACGGCCTCCAAGAGGCGGAGAAGGGAGTGATTTTTGCGTCGTTCCCGCCCGTCCTGCATCTGCACCTCATGAGGTTCCAATATGACCCGATCACTGATAGTTCGGTCAAGTTTAATGATAG GTTCGAGTTCTACGAACACATCAACTTAGACGCGTATTTGCAAGAGAAGCCGGAAACCCCAGCGGATTATACTCTACACGCGGTGCTGGTGCACTCCGGCGACAATCACGGAGGGCACTATGTCGTCTTTATCAACCCCAAAGGAGATGGCAAG TGGTGTAAATTCGATGACGATGTAGTATCACGCTGTACCAAACAGGAAGCTATTGAATACAATTACGGTGGACACGATGAGGACATGGCTCTCACAGTTAGACATTGCACTAATGCTTATATGTTGGTGTATATTAG GGATTCACAGCTAAAGACAGTGCTCCAAGAAGTAACACAAGCTGACATACCAACAGAACTTAGTGAAAGATTGGCTGAAGAGAAGAGAATTGAAAcg ATCCGTCGCAAGGAGCGCAACGAGGCGCACCTGTACATGAACGTGAACGTGGTGCTGGAGGAGGCGTTCGACGGCCACCAGGGCAACGACCTGTACGACCCGGAGCGCGCGCACTACCGCGTGTTCCGCGTGCGCAAGCAGGCCACCGTCGCCGAGCTCATGGAGATGCTGGCCGAGAACTTCCGCTACCCGCAGAAGCACTTGCGCCCGTGGCCGTTCAGTGCGCGCTCCAACCAG aCATGCAGACCTACGTGCCTCGACGTCGTCAACGATCAGAACAAGACAATAGCGGACATATCGGAGAACATGAATCCATGGAATATATTCCTGGAAATGCTTCCACCGGACTCTGGTTTCGCTGCATTGCCGCCATTTGATAAGGACAATGATGTCGTCCTATTCTTCAAGTACTACGATCCCAAACAGAAGCGTATACACTACTGCGGCCACCACTACTTGCCTATCGCGAGTAAACCGGCTGATCTCATACCAATACTCAATAAGCGTGCAG GTTTCCCGCCCGACACGCCGCTAGTTTTGTATGAAGAGATTAAACCTGATTTCGTCGAGAAGATAAACAATTACAATGATCCACTCGAGAAG ATGGACGGTGACATCATCGTGTTCGAGCGCGCGGACAACCGCCACGAGGAGCTCGAGCTGCCGACGTGCCAGGACTACTTCAAGTACATATTCTACAAGGTGGAGGTGCAGTTCGTCGATAAGACGGTGCCCAATGATCCTGG TTTTACAATGGAGCTATCAATGCAAATGCGCTACGACCAGATGGCGCGCGCCGTCGGCCAGCGGCTTAACGTTGACCCATATTTAATACAGTTCTTCAAATGTCAGAA CTACAAAGATACACCAGGACTTCCACTTAGGTACTCGTACGATGGTATATTAAAAGATCTGCTGGTGTACTGTAAACCAAAGTGCCCTAAGAAATTGTTCTATCAGATTCTATCCATTAAGGTCAATGAATTGGACAACAAGAAACAgttcaaatgtttatgg GTTGGTCCAAATTACAAAGAAGATaaggaattaattttatatccaaACAAAGGCGGAAAAGTATCAGATATATTAGAAGAGGCAGCTAAGGTCGTAGAAATGTCACCTGAAGGATCTGGCCG ATTACGGATCGTGGAGGTGTCGTGTCACAAGGTGCTGCCGGGGCCGGACCCCGAGCTGACGCTGGACCAGGTCACCATCTCGCCGCCCAGACTCTACCGGATAGAGGAGATACCAAGGGACGAGCTTAACCTGCAG GAGGACGAGATGCTGGTGCCGTGCGCGCACTTCCACAAGCAGGTGTACGCGACGTTCGGGATCCCGTTCTACGCGCGCGTCAAGCACCACGAGCCCTTCCAGGCGGTCAAGGACCGGCTGCAGAAGAAGCTCGACATACCGGACAAGGAGTGGGAGAAG TACAATTTCGCCATAGTGACGAATGGCAGACCTAATTACATAAGTGAAGGCGCGGTAGTCAACATCTTCGACTTCAGGCCAAGTAGTAATGCAA ACCTCTCGCTTCCAGACGCGACCGGGCGGCCGTGGCTCGGCCTCGAGCACATCAACAAGACGCCGAAGCGCTCGCGCGTCAACTACCTGGAGAAGGCGATCAAGATATACAACTGA